From Perognathus longimembris pacificus isolate PPM17 chromosome 4, ASM2315922v1, whole genome shotgun sequence, one genomic window encodes:
- the Scly gene encoding selenocysteine lyase codes for MDGAAAPPRSPPERKVYMDCNATTPLEPEVIQAVTEAMREAWGNPSSPYTAGKKAKDIINGAREALARMIGGKSQDLIFTSGGTESNNLVIQSVVRHFRESQPSAGTLPEQPGPAQGAQPHVVTCTVEHDSIRLPLEHLADRQEAEVTFVPVSTVSGQVEAEDVLAAVRPTTCLVTVMLANNETGVIMPVPEISQRVRALNQRRAACGLPRVLVHTDAAQALGKRRVDVEDLGVDFLTIVGHKFYGPRIGALYVRGLGKLTPLHPMLFGGGQERNFRPGTENTPMIAGLGKAAELVSEHGEAYEAHMREVRDYLEDRLQAEFGKRIHLNSRFPGTERLPNTCNFSIRGPQLQGCMVLAQCRTLLASVGASCHSDQGDQPSPVLLSCGIPFDVARNALRLSVGRATTKAEVDLVVQDLKQAVARLEGQA; via the exons ATGGACGGGGCGGCGGCGCCGCCGAGGAGCCCGCCGGAGAG gaAGGTTTACATGGACTGCAACGCCACCACCCCCCTGGAGCCCGAGGTCATCCAGGCTGTGACGGAGGCCATGCGGGAGGCCTGGGGCAACCCCAGCAGCCCCTACACCGCCG GAAAGAAAGCCAAGGACATCATAAATGGGGCACGGGAGGCCCTGGCCAGAATGATTGGAGGCAAATCCCAGGACCTCATCTTCACCTCCGGGGGCACCGAG TCCAATAACTTAGTGATCCAGTCCGTGGTGAGACACTTCCGTGAAAGCCAGCCCTCCGCGGGGACCCTGCCGGagcagcccggccccgcccagggCGCCCAGCCCCACGTCGTCACGTGCACCGTGGAACACGACTCCATCCGCCTGCCCCTGGAGCACCTGGCGGACAGGCAAGAGGCCG AGGTGACCTTTGTCCCCGTGTCCACCGTGAGCGGCCAGGTGGAGGCTGAGGACGTCCTCGCGGCCGTCCGCCCCACCACGTGCCTCGTGACCGTCATGCTGGCCAATAACGAGACGGGCGTCATCATG CCTGTCCCTGAGATCAGCCAGCGCGTCAGAGCGCTGAACCAGAGGCGGGCAGCCTGCGGTCTGCCTCGGGTGCTCGTGCACACGGACGCCGCACAGGCGTTGGGGAAAAGGCGCGTGGACGTGGAGGACCTGGGCGTGGACTTCCTCACCATCGTGGGCCACAAG TTCTATGGCCCCAGGATTGGCGCGCTCTATGTTCGAGGGCTCGGTAAACTCACCCCCCTGCACCCCATGCTGTTTGGAGGTGGACAAGAGCGGAATTTCAGGCCAGG GACGGAGAACACCCCCATGATCGCCGGCCTCGGGAAG GCCGCCGAGCTGGTGAGCGAGCACGGGGAGGCCTACGAGGCGCACATGAGGGAGGTCCGCGACTACCTGGAGGACAGGCTGCAG GCGGAATTTGGCAAGAGAATCCATCTGAACAGCCGGTTTCCGGGGACGGAGCGGCTGCCCAACACCTGTAACTTCTCCATCCGGGGACCCCAGCTTCAAG GCTGCATGGTGCTTGCCCAGTGCCGGACGCTGCTGGCCAGCGTCGGGGCCTCGTGCCACTCAGACCAAGGGGACCA gccgtCCCCCGTGCTGCTGAGCTGCGGCATCCCCTTCGACGTGGCCAGGAACGCGCTCCGGCTCAGCGTGGGCCGCGCCACCACCAAGGCCGAGGTGGACCTGGTCGTGCAGGACCTGAAGCAGGCCGTGGCCCGGCTGGAGGGCCAGGCCTag